One Nonomuraea angiospora DNA segment encodes these proteins:
- a CDS encoding AMP-binding protein, whose translation MISTAYSPRPRLIHELLDEAAAMNPDGIAVRDARGGWSYRRVVELSRAFAAWLAATGVEPGDRIIVQLPNLRETVPILYGASRHGVVFVPLNPGMKAYHLRSVMADSEPKLVIGAGEALREAADVPVHGIDELWREVEAFAGRPVPGGPAEVRPQDVAVLMYTSGSTAAPKAVVGPHAQVTFAASAINAVLGYRPGDVVFCRSPMSFDYGLYQIFLSALGQAELVLAGEGSDLALLSQLQECGATVVPIVPSLGAMLTTLGRRAPGSVPTVRMFTSTGAALPASTIEGLRECFPGARVVRMYGVTECKRVTIMEPELERERPDSVGRPLPGTRVLILGDDGSPLPAGETGEIVVAGPNVMAGYWRAPELTARVYRRDAATGETRLHTGDYGFLDEDGYLYFEGRRDDMFKRKGTRMSTIEIEAAAMDIPGVRAAAVLPPGERHDLAIIVEGDLASHVVLRELAQRLEPAKVPAICRVLPFFPLTLNGKNERKDLVRFLEETP comes from the coding sequence TTGATTTCCACGGCGTATTCTCCGCGGCCGCGGCTCATTCACGAACTGCTGGACGAGGCGGCCGCCATGAATCCGGACGGGATCGCGGTGCGCGACGCCCGCGGCGGCTGGAGCTATCGGCGGGTCGTCGAGCTCAGCCGCGCTTTCGCCGCCTGGCTGGCGGCCACGGGCGTCGAACCCGGCGACCGGATCATCGTGCAGCTGCCCAACCTGCGCGAGACCGTCCCCATCCTCTACGGCGCGTCGCGGCACGGTGTCGTCTTCGTGCCCCTGAACCCCGGGATGAAGGCGTACCACCTGCGGTCCGTGATGGCGGACTCCGAGCCCAAGCTGGTCATCGGGGCCGGCGAGGCGCTGCGGGAGGCCGCCGACGTGCCCGTCCACGGGATCGACGAGCTCTGGAGGGAAGTGGAGGCGTTCGCCGGGCGCCCCGTCCCGGGCGGGCCGGCCGAGGTCCGGCCGCAGGACGTCGCGGTCCTCATGTACACCTCCGGCAGCACGGCGGCGCCCAAGGCGGTGGTGGGCCCGCACGCGCAGGTGACGTTCGCGGCGTCGGCCATCAACGCCGTGCTCGGCTACCGTCCGGGGGACGTCGTCTTCTGCCGGTCGCCGATGTCCTTCGACTACGGCCTCTACCAGATCTTCCTGTCCGCCCTCGGCCAGGCGGAGCTGGTGCTGGCGGGTGAGGGCTCCGACCTGGCGCTGCTGAGCCAACTGCAGGAGTGCGGCGCGACCGTCGTGCCGATCGTGCCCTCGCTGGGCGCCATGCTCACGACCCTGGGCAGGCGGGCCCCCGGCTCGGTGCCCACCGTGCGGATGTTCACCAGCACCGGCGCCGCGCTGCCGGCCTCGACCATCGAGGGCCTGCGCGAGTGCTTCCCTGGCGCCCGGGTGGTGCGGATGTACGGGGTCACCGAGTGCAAACGGGTCACCATCATGGAGCCGGAGCTGGAACGGGAACGCCCCGACTCGGTCGGCCGCCCCCTGCCCGGCACCCGCGTGCTGATCCTCGGCGACGACGGCTCGCCGCTGCCCGCCGGCGAGACCGGGGAGATCGTGGTGGCCGGGCCCAACGTGATGGCTGGATACTGGCGCGCCCCCGAACTGACCGCCCGCGTCTACCGCCGCGACGCGGCCACCGGTGAGACCCGCCTGCACACCGGCGACTACGGTTTCCTCGACGAGGACGGTTACCTCTACTTCGAGGGCCGGCGCGACGACATGTTCAAGCGCAAGGGCACCCGGATGAGCACCATCGAGATCGAGGCCGCCGCGATGGACATCCCGGGCGTCCGGGCCGCCGCGGTGCTGCCGCCGGGCGAGCGGCACGATCTCGCGATCATCGTCGAGGGCGACCTCGCCTCGCACGTCGTCCTGCGCGAGCTGGCGCAGCGCCTGGAGCCCGCGAAGGTGCCCGCGATCTGCCGCGTCCTGCCGTTCTTCCCGCTCACCCTCAACGGCAAGAACGAGCGCAAGGACCTCGTACGGTTCCTGGAGGAGACGCCCTGA
- a CDS encoding TetR/AcrR family transcriptional regulator: MSTTPRRGRGGRPPQLTTEQIVTAAIALLDEEGLDAVTMRGIGARLGVAAMSLYRHVPNRDAILAAIVNRLFATALAGFDPGPTWAQAVTRFAVAYRRMLLAHPHAVPLLATYPVDVESALPLLAGLLDRFTAAGIEQDESLIVIQSVGVYVLGHALAQVGTPPGSDAPAPPPDPAALGFYERWFTTGLEAIVTGFQQRLLPR; this comes from the coding sequence ATGAGCACCACGCCACGACGCGGCCGGGGCGGGCGGCCGCCCCAGCTGACCACCGAGCAGATCGTCACCGCGGCCATCGCCCTCCTCGACGAGGAGGGCCTGGACGCGGTGACCATGCGGGGCATCGGCGCCCGCCTCGGTGTGGCCGCGATGTCGCTGTACCGGCACGTGCCCAATCGCGACGCCATTCTGGCCGCGATCGTCAATCGCCTGTTCGCCACCGCGCTCGCCGGGTTCGACCCCGGCCCGACGTGGGCGCAGGCGGTGACGCGGTTCGCCGTGGCGTACCGGCGCATGCTGCTCGCCCACCCGCACGCCGTGCCGCTGCTGGCGACGTACCCGGTCGACGTCGAAAGCGCCCTGCCACTGCTGGCGGGTTTGCTCGACCGCTTCACCGCCGCCGGCATCGAGCAGGACGAGTCCCTGATCGTCATCCAGTCCGTCGGCGTCTACGTGCTCGGGCACGCCCTGGCCCAGGTGGGCACGCCGCCCGGCTCCGACGCCCCCGCTCCTCCACCCGACCCCGCCGCCCTCGGCTTCTACGAACGGTGGTTCACCACGGGGCTGGAAGCCATCGTCACGGGCTTCCAGCAGCGGCTCCTTCCCCGGTAA
- a CDS encoding branched-chain amino acid transporter permease, which produces MPSTAYLVAVLAIVFAITLALRAVPFALLRTLRGSAIVRRLSVWMPVGILAILAVTALHGTIAAEPRATLYALLAVAVTAGVHLAFGRRTILSVGIGTAAYVVLVNAF; this is translated from the coding sequence ATGCCTAGCACCGCCTACCTCGTCGCCGTCCTCGCGATCGTCTTCGCCATCACGCTCGCGCTGCGCGCCGTCCCCTTCGCGCTGCTGCGCACGCTGCGCGGCTCGGCGATCGTGCGGCGGCTCTCGGTGTGGATGCCGGTTGGCATCCTCGCCATCCTCGCTGTGACCGCCCTGCACGGCACCATCGCCGCAGAGCCGCGCGCGACGCTGTACGCGCTGCTCGCGGTCGCGGTCACGGCGGGGGTGCATCTCGCGTTCGGCCGCCGGACGATCCTGAGCGTCGGGATCGGCACCGCGGCCTACGTCGTCCTCGTCAACGCCTTCTGA
- a CDS encoding Lrp/AsnC ligand binding domain-containing protein, whose product MPDQQQRHVQQQRGEHGDPRGEDERDVAAYETFLSTYVMTIPRIRNVTSHFTMKNVKPAP is encoded by the coding sequence GTGCCGGACCAGCAGCAGCGCCACGTACAGCAGCAGCGCGGTGAACATGGCGACCCCCGGGGTGAGGACGAGCGCGACGTGGCCGCCTACGAGACCTTCCTCAGCACGTACGTCATGACCATCCCGCGGATCAGGAACGTCACCTCGCACTTCACGATGAAGAACGTCAAACCGGCCCCCTAA
- a CDS encoding aldo/keto reductase, which produces MKIGDLEVGSIGYGAMRLAADGTIWAAPADRQGALAVLRRAVELGVRHIDTADAYALGANEELVAEALHPYADDVVIATKGGVARPSVEEWIPLGRPEYLRQQAELSLRRLRRDVIDLYYLHRVDPQVPLADQIGALAQLREEGKIRHIGLSEVTVDQLEEACGIAPVAAVQNLYNLADRTHEKVVDHAGEHGIAFVPFFPIAVGDHAKAGGPVATVAAELGATPAQTALAWLLRRSPAMFPIPGTTSVAHLEENVAAAGLTLTDEQFARLDQASF; this is translated from the coding sequence ATGAAAATTGGCGACTTGGAAGTGGGCAGCATCGGTTACGGCGCCATGCGGCTGGCGGCCGACGGCACGATCTGGGCGGCGCCCGCCGACCGGCAGGGCGCCCTGGCCGTGCTGCGCCGCGCGGTCGAGCTCGGCGTGCGGCACATCGACACCGCCGACGCCTACGCGCTGGGCGCGAACGAGGAGCTCGTCGCCGAAGCCCTGCACCCCTACGCCGACGACGTCGTGATCGCCACCAAGGGCGGCGTGGCCCGGCCGAGCGTCGAGGAGTGGATCCCGCTGGGACGCCCCGAGTACCTGCGCCAGCAGGCCGAGCTGAGCCTGCGCCGCCTGCGCCGGGACGTGATCGACCTGTACTACCTGCACCGCGTCGACCCCCAGGTCCCGCTCGCCGACCAGATCGGCGCCCTGGCACAGCTGCGGGAGGAGGGCAAGATCCGCCACATCGGCCTGTCGGAGGTGACGGTGGACCAGCTGGAGGAGGCGTGCGGGATCGCCCCCGTCGCCGCCGTCCAGAACCTCTACAACCTCGCCGACCGCACCCACGAGAAGGTCGTGGACCACGCGGGCGAGCACGGGATCGCGTTCGTCCCGTTCTTCCCGATCGCCGTCGGCGACCACGCCAAGGCCGGCGGCCCCGTGGCCACCGTGGCGGCCGAGCTCGGGGCGACCCCGGCCCAGACCGCCCTGGCCTGGCTGCTGCGCCGCTCGCCGGCCATGTTCCCCATCCCCGGCACGACCTCCGTGGCGCACCTGGAGGAGAACGTCGCGGCGGCGGGTCTCACGCTGACCGACGAGCAGTTCGCCCGGCTGGACCAGGCGTCCTTCTGA
- a CDS encoding MarR family winged helix-turn-helix transcriptional regulator encodes METRWLGDDEQRTWRAYLWTTRLLGDALDRQLQHDAGMPYTYYMILATLSEVPGRRMSMTDLAAQVYSSLSRLSHAVARLEERGWVRRSPHPDNRRVTVAELTDDGFAALAQAAPAHVEEVRRRLFDPLSGEQVAQLHDILRALWKGLDPEAGGAYPGVFGPEA; translated from the coding sequence GTGGAGACACGGTGGCTCGGCGACGACGAGCAGCGGACCTGGCGGGCATATCTGTGGACGACCCGGCTGCTCGGCGACGCCCTCGACCGGCAGCTGCAGCACGACGCCGGGATGCCGTACACGTACTACATGATCTTGGCGACGCTCTCGGAGGTCCCCGGGCGGCGCATGTCGATGACCGACCTGGCCGCGCAGGTCTACTCCTCGCTCAGCCGCCTGTCCCACGCGGTGGCGCGGCTGGAGGAGCGCGGCTGGGTGCGGCGCTCGCCGCACCCGGACAACCGGCGGGTGACCGTGGCGGAGCTGACCGACGACGGCTTCGCCGCGCTCGCGCAGGCGGCGCCCGCGCACGTGGAGGAGGTGCGCAGGCGCCTGTTCGACCCGCTCAGCGGCGAGCAGGTGGCCCAGCTGCACGACATCCTGCGGGCGCTGTGGAAAGGGCTCGACCCCGAGGCGGGCGGGGCCTACCCCGGGGTCTTCGGCCCCGAGGCGTAG
- a CDS encoding winged helix-turn-helix transcriptional regulator, whose translation MDDQVVQWDTRADCDVRKILDRVADKWSLLVIALLDRRTMRFSELRRAIDGVSQRMLTVTLRQLERDGLVTRTVYPVVPPRVEYELTALGFSLHEVIKSLVVWTEEHQREISDARTAYDERTTEEERLLQAPMAR comes from the coding sequence ATGGACGACCAGGTCGTCCAGTGGGACACCCGGGCCGACTGCGACGTGCGGAAGATCCTCGACCGCGTCGCCGACAAGTGGTCGCTGCTGGTCATCGCCCTGCTCGACCGCCGTACGATGCGCTTCTCCGAGCTGCGCCGCGCCATCGACGGCGTCAGCCAGCGCATGCTCACGGTGACGCTGCGCCAGCTCGAGCGCGACGGGCTCGTGACCCGCACCGTCTATCCGGTGGTGCCGCCGCGGGTGGAGTACGAGCTGACCGCGCTCGGCTTCTCGCTGCACGAGGTGATCAAGTCGCTGGTCGTGTGGACCGAGGAGCACCAGCGGGAGATCTCCGACGCCCGCACCGCGTACGACGAGCGGACGACCGAGGAGGAACGCCTGCTCCAGGCCCCCATGGCGCGCTGA
- a CDS encoding MFS transporter: MSTTTHSSSSPSLRMTPKAWGMLFVLCGAIFLEGINVAMLNVALPAIRADLGLSTGELQWVISSYVLGYGGFMLVGGRAADLFGRRRMFLAWLAVFLVVSALGGLAAEGWMLIAARFVAGVAAAVMTPAGLSIITTSFEEGPRRNQALLVYSGTAAGGFSLGLVLGGLLAAVDWRWVLFAPAVLALIILVLAVPLIPAGPVERSEERRLDVAGAVTITAAIMLLVLGVERAAHVGAGWTAGALVAGLALVALFLVIERRSAAPLVRLGIFRSAPLVRANLAGLLFSGAFFGFQFIAVLYLQEVRGWSSLQTSLAMLAVGADAVLAPTLTPRLVNRFGNAKVILAGLLAAVLSYVLFLPIGMDTVYLAMFPTMIILGVAFALAYGPLTIVATDGVDESEQGLAGGLLYTSFQFGAALGLAASTTVIVAVADAGDLLGAYRTALAVPIAAAVLAVVVSAFGLRKGAAR; the protein is encoded by the coding sequence GTGTCCACAACCACGCACTCTTCTTCTTCGCCGTCGTTGCGCATGACCCCCAAGGCCTGGGGGATGCTGTTCGTCCTGTGCGGCGCGATCTTCCTCGAGGGGATCAACGTCGCGATGCTCAACGTGGCCCTGCCCGCCATCCGGGCCGACCTCGGCCTGTCCACGGGCGAGCTGCAGTGGGTGATCAGCTCCTACGTGCTGGGCTACGGCGGGTTCATGCTGGTCGGAGGCCGGGCGGCCGACCTGTTCGGCCGCCGCCGGATGTTCCTGGCCTGGCTGGCGGTCTTCCTCGTCGTCTCGGCCCTGGGCGGGCTGGCCGCCGAGGGCTGGATGCTCATCGCCGCCCGTTTCGTGGCGGGCGTCGCCGCCGCGGTCATGACCCCCGCCGGGTTGTCCATCATCACCACGAGCTTCGAGGAGGGGCCGCGGCGCAACCAGGCGCTCCTGGTGTACTCCGGCACCGCCGCCGGCGGCTTCTCCCTCGGGCTGGTGCTCGGCGGCCTGCTCGCCGCCGTGGACTGGCGCTGGGTGCTGTTCGCGCCGGCGGTGCTGGCGCTGATCATCCTGGTCCTGGCGGTGCCGCTGATCCCCGCCGGTCCCGTGGAACGTTCCGAGGAGCGGAGGCTGGACGTCGCGGGCGCGGTGACCATCACCGCCGCCATCATGCTGCTGGTGCTCGGCGTCGAGCGCGCCGCCCACGTGGGCGCCGGGTGGACCGCCGGCGCGCTGGTGGCCGGGCTGGCCCTGGTCGCGCTCTTCCTCGTGATCGAACGCCGCTCCGCCGCGCCACTGGTGCGGCTGGGCATCTTCCGCTCCGCGCCGCTCGTCCGCGCCAACCTCGCGGGGCTGCTGTTCTCCGGGGCCTTCTTCGGCTTCCAGTTCATCGCCGTCCTGTATCTCCAGGAGGTGCGGGGCTGGAGCTCGCTGCAGACCAGCCTGGCCATGCTCGCGGTAGGCGCGGACGCCGTCCTCGCGCCGACCCTGACCCCGCGGCTGGTCAACCGCTTCGGCAACGCGAAAGTCATCCTGGCCGGGCTGCTGGCCGCCGTGCTCTCGTACGTGTTGTTCCTGCCCATCGGCATGGACACCGTCTACCTGGCGATGTTCCCCACCATGATCATCCTCGGGGTGGCGTTCGCCCTCGCGTACGGCCCGCTCACCATCGTCGCCACCGACGGCGTGGACGAGAGCGAGCAGGGCCTGGCCGGAGGGCTGCTCTACACCTCCTTCCAGTTCGGCGCGGCGCTCGGGCTGGCGGCCAGCACCACGGTGATCGTGGCCGTGGCGGACGCGGGGGACCTGCTCGGCGCCTACCGCACCGCGCTCGCCGTGCCGATCGCCGCCGCGGTCCTGGCCGTCGTGGTCAGCGCCTTCGGCCTGCGGAAGGGGGCCGCCCGATGA
- a CDS encoding pyridoxamine 5'-phosphate oxidase family protein: MTSFAEIEAEFNTIVGATVYATMVTVDARNRPRTRVLIPIWENVDGRPLGWLATYRTPVKAAHLAGNPHTSFSYWKPGNNSVAVDAVASWADGLDVRRRVWDLYRATSPRGAGYDLGGFWRSPADPKLHVLRLDPFRVQVIRGMDLRSRIWTAG, translated from the coding sequence ATGACGTCCTTCGCGGAGATCGAGGCCGAGTTCAACACCATCGTCGGCGCCACCGTGTACGCCACCATGGTCACCGTGGACGCCCGCAACCGGCCGCGCACCCGGGTGCTCATCCCGATCTGGGAGAACGTGGACGGGCGGCCGCTGGGCTGGCTGGCGACCTACCGGACCCCGGTCAAGGCGGCCCACCTGGCAGGCAACCCGCACACCTCGTTCTCCTACTGGAAGCCCGGCAACAACTCGGTCGCCGTCGACGCCGTGGCGAGCTGGGCGGACGGCCTGGACGTGCGGCGGCGCGTGTGGGACCTCTACCGCGCCACCAGCCCCCGGGGCGCCGGGTACGACCTGGGCGGCTTCTGGCGCTCGCCCGCCGACCCCAAGCTGCACGTCCTGCGCCTCGACCCCTTCCGCGTCCAGGTCATCCGCGGCATGGATCTGCGCAGCCGCATCTGGACGGCCGGCTGA
- a CDS encoding zinc-dependent alcohol dehydrogenase family protein, giving the protein MKSYRLVPGRGLAGLTLHDRDEPEPGRGQVVVRIRANSLGFRDLRVLSGDYPLPITPGVVPGCEGVGEVVAVGADVTRVAPGDRVAATVFPRWLDGPFRREDAAQLGTMIDGVLTEYALLSEDGVVRLPEHLSYEEAAALPLAAVTAWNSLTSGGAPHAGETVLTLGSGAVSLFVLLFAKLAGARVIVTTSGPAKAERLRALGADEVIDYRQNPVWWKEVHALTDGRGADRVVDATGPLEQSLRSVAAGGEVAFVGYWLSGAEGAAPVDPATLFMAGSVLRRIATGSRAHFLELNRAVEAHRLRPVIDRVFPFEQVPDALAYCGSGGGFGKVIISHA; this is encoded by the coding sequence ATGAAGAGCTACCGCCTCGTGCCCGGACGCGGCCTCGCCGGGCTGACGCTGCACGACCGCGACGAGCCAGAACCGGGGCGCGGGCAGGTCGTGGTCAGGATCCGCGCGAACTCCCTCGGCTTCCGCGACCTGCGGGTGCTGTCCGGAGACTATCCGCTGCCGATCACCCCCGGCGTGGTGCCCGGCTGCGAGGGAGTGGGAGAGGTCGTGGCGGTCGGCGCGGACGTCACCCGGGTCGCGCCGGGTGACCGGGTGGCGGCCACCGTCTTCCCGCGCTGGCTGGACGGCCCGTTCCGGCGCGAGGACGCCGCCCAGCTCGGCACCATGATCGACGGCGTGCTGACGGAGTACGCGCTGCTGAGCGAGGACGGCGTCGTGCGCCTGCCCGAGCACCTGTCGTACGAGGAGGCCGCGGCGCTGCCGCTGGCGGCGGTGACCGCCTGGAACTCCCTGACCTCCGGCGGCGCCCCGCACGCCGGCGAGACCGTGCTGACCCTCGGGTCGGGCGCCGTGTCGCTGTTCGTCCTGCTCTTCGCCAAGCTGGCCGGAGCCAGAGTGATCGTGACCACGTCCGGCCCGGCCAAGGCCGAGCGGCTGAGGGCGCTCGGGGCGGACGAGGTGATCGACTACCGGCAGAACCCGGTCTGGTGGAAGGAGGTCCACGCGCTCACCGACGGCCGGGGAGCCGATCGCGTCGTCGACGCGACGGGGCCGCTGGAGCAGTCGCTGCGCTCCGTCGCGGCCGGCGGCGAGGTCGCCTTCGTCGGCTACTGGCTGTCCGGCGCCGAAGGGGCCGCACCCGTCGACCCCGCCACCCTGTTCATGGCCGGTTCGGTGCTGCGCCGGATCGCCACCGGCAGCCGGGCCCATTTCCTCGAGCTGAACCGGGCCGTCGAGGCGCACCGGCTGCGCCCGGTGATCGACCGGGTGTTCCCGTTCGAGCAGGTCCCCGACGCCCTCGCCTACTGCGGGTCAGGCGGCGGCTTCGGCAAAGTGATCATCAGCCACGCCTGA
- a CDS encoding helix-turn-helix domain-containing protein, protein MSTTIRENGVGTELRRWRGLRRVSQLELATLAGTTQRHLSFIESGRSRPGRAIVIRLAESLGLSLRERNDLLTAAGYAPVFAESGLEESALRPVRAAIEQILHGHLPYPALVIAPYGRVVAANDAIEVFTEGAAPELLEPPVNMLRLMLHPDGMAPRVRNLAEWGRHIIENLRARARRSPDPRLDDFAAELAGYVPQAPVGPEHLGFSVPMRLASADGELRLITTLTSFATATDVTLAELHLEAFLPADQATTELLRRRAER, encoded by the coding sequence GTGAGCACCACCATCAGGGAGAACGGCGTCGGCACGGAGCTGAGACGCTGGCGCGGGCTTCGCCGGGTCAGCCAGCTCGAACTGGCCACGCTGGCCGGCACGACCCAGCGCCATCTGAGCTTCATCGAGAGCGGCCGTTCCCGGCCGGGGCGCGCGATCGTGATCCGGCTGGCCGAGTCGCTCGGCCTGTCGCTGCGGGAGCGCAACGACCTGCTCACCGCGGCCGGCTATGCGCCGGTGTTCGCCGAGTCGGGCCTGGAGGAGTCGGCGCTGCGGCCGGTCCGGGCCGCCATCGAGCAGATCCTGCACGGCCACCTGCCGTATCCGGCCCTCGTCATCGCACCGTACGGCCGGGTGGTGGCGGCGAACGACGCCATCGAGGTGTTCACCGAGGGCGCGGCGCCCGAGCTGCTCGAACCGCCGGTCAACATGCTGCGGCTCATGCTCCATCCGGACGGGATGGCCCCGAGGGTGCGCAACCTGGCCGAATGGGGCCGGCACATCATCGAGAACCTTCGTGCCAGGGCCCGCAGGAGCCCGGACCCGCGCCTGGACGACTTCGCCGCCGAACTGGCCGGCTACGTCCCCCAGGCGCCGGTCGGGCCCGAGCATCTCGGTTTCTCCGTGCCGATGAGGCTGGCCTCGGCGGACGGGGAGCTGCGCCTCATCACCACGCTGACCTCGTTCGCGACGGCGACCGACGTCACGCTCGCCGAGCTGCACCTGGAAGCGTTCCTGCCCGCCGACCAGGCCACCACCGAACTGCTCCGGCGCCGGGCCGAGCGCTGA